In Pseudomonadota bacterium, a single genomic region encodes these proteins:
- a CDS encoding adenylate/guanylate cyclase domain-containing protein, translating to MRAITRQRWGIVLRSIGLGALVGIAMTRSAGGAGVGDDGVGAAIGGLIGFGISSLEAFILTAPAGEALRRLSLGVALLARIALYTAIILPVLILVPLAAPGATGMRLPILNSMVFALAVSVLFNFAFTIRSLIGGWTLVALLTGRYRHPRTEERVVLMLDIVGSTAIAERIGPERFLLMLDRFVAAATEPILAAKGEIYRYVGDEIIVTWPFERGIAEGRSIATIFAVEAAVLARRGTWERDFGTLPRFRAALHAGPLVVGELGAVKREITMLGDTMNTTARIEDACRALDRPYLASAAVVERAPMPAGLSVEPLGPVPLRGKSDAITLYALLRT from the coding sequence TTGCGTGCGATCACCAGGCAGCGCTGGGGCATCGTCCTCAGGTCGATCGGCCTCGGCGCGCTCGTGGGCATCGCCATGACGCGGAGCGCCGGCGGCGCGGGCGTTGGCGATGACGGGGTCGGCGCGGCGATCGGTGGCCTGATCGGCTTCGGGATCTCGAGCCTCGAAGCATTCATCCTCACCGCTCCGGCCGGCGAGGCTCTCCGCCGTCTCTCCCTCGGCGTGGCCCTCTTGGCGCGCATCGCGCTCTACACCGCCATCATCCTGCCGGTGCTGATCCTCGTGCCATTGGCCGCACCCGGTGCTACCGGCATGCGGCTGCCAATCTTGAACAGCATGGTATTCGCGCTCGCCGTCTCGGTTCTGTTCAACTTCGCCTTCACCATCCGCAGCCTCATCGGCGGCTGGACCCTGGTGGCACTCCTGACCGGGCGCTACCGCCATCCGCGCACCGAGGAGCGGGTCGTGCTGATGCTGGACATCGTCGGCTCGACCGCGATCGCCGAGCGCATCGGGCCCGAGCGTTTCCTCCTCATGCTCGACCGCTTCGTCGCGGCCGCCACCGAGCCGATCCTGGCGGCCAAGGGCGAGATCTATCGCTATGTCGGCGACGAGATCATCGTCACCTGGCCATTCGAGCGCGGCATCGCCGAGGGCCGCTCGATCGCCACCATCTTCGCCGTCGAAGCGGCGGTCCTCGCCCGCCGTGGCACCTGGGAGCGCGACTTCGGCACGCTGCCGCGGTTCAGAGCCGCCCTCCATGCCGGCCCGCTGGTCGTCGGCGAGCTGGGTGCCGTCAAGCGCGAGATCACCATGCTGGGCGACACCATGAACACGACCGCCCGCATCGAGGATGCATGCCGCGCCCTCGACCGCCCCTATCTCGCCTCGGCCGCCGTGGTCGAGCGGGCGCCCATGCCTGCCGGACTCTCGGTCGAGCCCCTTGGACCGGTACCGCTTCGCGGCAAGTCCGACGCGATCACGCTCTACGCCCTGTTGCGGACGTAG
- a CDS encoding MFS transporter: MTARLSALIAWCLFDCATAGYFAVIVTFVFGAYFTQAVAAEATLGTALWGQASSAAGLVVALSAPALGAIADQGGRRKPWIGLFIPLAALASLALWFVRPDPAYVPLALGLVVLGTVSTEFAHVFYNALLPTLVRPERLGRLSGLGWGTGYVGGIVCLGLALTLFIQPDVPALGLDKATAEQVRIVGPLVALWFLLFAVPLFLLTPDVPRTGLAAAAALRLGLAELAGTLRQARAQPNTLRFLIANMLYIDGLTTLFAFGGIYASGTFGFSLAEVIRFGIALNVTAALGAALFAFIDDRIGAKPTVMIALAGLMASGAGVLLVHSVAWFWAWSLLLGTFVGPAQAASRSLMAALAPQEKRAEMFGLFALSGKATAFTGPAVLGWVTYWTDSQRWGMATILVFFAVGFLMLTTVTPPRRAGI; encoded by the coding sequence GTGACGGCCCGCCTCTCCGCCCTCATCGCCTGGTGCCTGTTCGACTGCGCCACCGCGGGCTATTTCGCCGTGATCGTGACCTTCGTCTTCGGCGCCTATTTCACCCAGGCGGTGGCGGCCGAGGCGACCTTGGGAACGGCACTCTGGGGCCAGGCCTCCAGCGCCGCCGGGCTCGTGGTGGCGCTATCGGCGCCGGCTCTGGGTGCCATCGCCGATCAAGGCGGGCGCCGCAAGCCCTGGATCGGCCTCTTCATCCCGCTGGCCGCCCTTGCCAGCCTTGCGCTGTGGTTCGTCAGGCCCGATCCGGCCTATGTGCCCCTCGCGCTCGGGCTCGTCGTGCTGGGCACCGTCTCGACCGAGTTCGCCCATGTCTTCTACAACGCGCTGCTGCCGACCTTGGTCAGGCCTGAGCGCCTGGGCCGGCTTTCCGGATTGGGGTGGGGGACCGGCTATGTCGGCGGCATAGTCTGCCTCGGCCTCGCCTTGACCCTGTTCATCCAGCCCGACGTGCCGGCCCTCGGCCTCGACAAGGCGACAGCCGAACAGGTTCGCATCGTCGGACCGTTGGTGGCGCTGTGGTTTCTCCTCTTCGCCGTCCCGCTCTTCCTGCTGACGCCGGACGTGCCACGGACCGGGCTTGCCGCGGCGGCAGCCTTGCGGCTGGGCTTAGCCGAGCTTGCCGGCACCCTTCGCCAGGCCCGCGCCCAGCCCAACACGCTCCGCTTCCTCATCGCCAACATGCTCTATATCGACGGGCTCACCACGCTCTTCGCCTTCGGCGGCATCTACGCCTCGGGCACGTTCGGCTTCAGCTTGGCCGAGGTCATCCGCTTCGGCATCGCGCTCAACGTCACTGCCGCACTCGGTGCCGCCCTCTTCGCCTTCATCGACGATCGGATCGGCGCCAAGCCCACGGTCATGATCGCGCTCGCCGGCCTGATGGCGAGCGGTGCTGGGGTACTGCTGGTCCACAGCGTCGCCTGGTTCTGGGCCTGGAGCCTCTTGCTCGGCACCTTCGTCGGCCCGGCCCAGGCGGCGAGCCGCAGCTTGATGGCGGCACTGGCACCCCAGGAGAAGCGCGCGGAGATGTTCGGGCTCTTTGCGCTCTCCGGCAAGGCGACGGCCTTCACCGGCCCCGCGGTGCTGGGCTGGGTCACCTATTGGACCGACAGCCAACGCTGGGGCATGGCGACCATCCTCGTCTTCTTCGCCGTCGGCTTCCTGATGCTGACCACGGTCACGCCGCCCAGGCGTGCGGGAATTTAG
- a CDS encoding NAD-glutamate dehydrogenase: MATRQKPEDLKAALIDQVAGLARERLPAAKSQEGEAFIRRFYQNVPPDDVLGADPLELFGAAIALWRFAETHQKGEAKVRVYNPRFEEVGWHSTHTVIEVVNDDMPFLVDSVTGELNRQDLNVHLVIHPVIAARRDAKGHLLELLPPTKQADDARKESVIQVRVDERTSPDVLARIQASIVGVLKDVRAAVEDWRQMRGRVVDVIKAVEASPPPLPAEEVKEGIEFLRWLEADHFTFLGAREHLYEGKGDKAKMAVVAESGLGILRDSAYHVFEGLRNRGTLPDELRRLMEKPAMLVIAKGNRLATVHRSVPLDSIAVKKFDKDGNVVGQTQVVGLFTSVAYNQSPRDIPLLRRKINETIARSGFAPNSHSGKNLITILESLPRDELLQMGLDDLYEISVGILNLQERQRIALFVRKDDFQRFVSCLVFVPRDSYNTDLRLKFQAILEQVFNGTVTSFYTQLTESVLARLHVIVKTTPGAIPEIDIKSVEQRLVEAARSWRDRLRQALLEAKGEERGLELFHRFCDAFPAAYVERFPGQSVLPDLEHVDEVLKTGRLAMNLYSPLEAEPGELRFKIFNLGDPVPLSDVLPMLENMGLKVISEVPFEVKPGGTDKHVWIHDFAMRQRGAGEVDIAKVRQRFHDTFERVWSGEIEDDRFNRLVLGAGLAWREVVVLRAYAKYLKQTGFTFSQPYIEDALTENPGIAQLLVKLFEARFDIEARKDAVSEVAGLTVEIEHALDAVTNLDQDRILRRFVNLIRSTLRTNYYQSAAGGGPKAYVSFKLDSHKVEELPLPRPLVEIWVYSPRVEAVHLRGGKVARGGIRWSDRREDFRTEVLGLMKAQMVKNAVIVPVGSKGGFFVKRPATEGGRDAVMAEVVRCYQTMMRGMLDITDNFVAGKVKPPADVVRHDEDDPYLVVAADKGTATFSDIANGVSLEYGFWLGDGFASGGSAGYDHKKMAITARGAWESVKRHAREAGIDIANQPFIAIGIGDMAGDVFGNGMLRSDKMKLVGAFNHQHIFLDPDPDPAKSLAERQRLFNLPRSTWSDYDASLISKGGGVFERKAKSIKLSAETKTLLGLEREQATPNEVVQVLLRRQVDLIWFGGIGTFIKASAERHVEVGDRANDAVRVNADEVKATIIGEGANLGMTQQARIQYGRTGGRLNTDAIDNSAGVDCSDHEVNIKILLNEAVAAGDLTLKQRDKLLAEMTEEVGHLVLQDNIGQNLSISVTQAEGVDGLEDQARLIRALERSGLLDRALEGLPSEEAIAELMAQRQGLARPELAVLLAYSKMSLYNTLLASDQPDDKLLAVDLAAYFPHALRERFPAEIGRHRLSREIVATVIANSMVNRLGPTFVNSMQEKTGSGAPEIARAYLVARGAFGLDRLWQDLIELDPKVPSQIQLKLFREVNQLVERVTVWLLSHRSPPIAVEREIGSLQPAVAALGDALAKVLPEAERIELEARAAAAAGVGVVKDLAWRVAGLDWLAAAPDIVRLEGDVIEVARIYYAVGQRFGLDWLRHAASTLPAAGAWARQAISAVTDDLFGHQTALTRQVLGNGSKNSKSLDVWVDQHKPAVERADRLLSEIKAAPGVDLAMLAVASRRLQDLVHA, encoded by the coding sequence ATGGCCACGCGCCAGAAACCCGAGGATCTCAAGGCCGCGCTTATCGATCAGGTCGCCGGGCTTGCCCGCGAGCGTCTGCCCGCGGCGAAGAGCCAGGAAGGCGAAGCCTTCATCCGGCGCTTCTATCAGAATGTGCCGCCCGACGACGTGCTCGGCGCCGACCCGCTCGAGCTCTTCGGTGCCGCCATCGCGCTCTGGCGCTTTGCCGAAACCCATCAAAAGGGCGAAGCCAAGGTCCGCGTCTACAATCCGCGCTTCGAGGAGGTGGGCTGGCACTCGACCCACACGGTCATCGAGGTCGTCAACGACGACATGCCGTTCCTCGTCGACTCGGTCACCGGCGAATTGAATCGCCAGGATCTGAACGTGCATCTGGTGATCCATCCGGTGATCGCCGCCAGGCGCGACGCCAAGGGGCATCTCCTCGAGCTGCTGCCGCCGACCAAGCAGGCCGACGATGCCCGCAAGGAATCGGTGATTCAGGTGCGCGTCGATGAGCGCACCTCGCCCGACGTGCTCGCCCGCATCCAGGCCTCGATCGTGGGCGTGCTCAAGGATGTGCGCGCCGCGGTCGAGGATTGGCGCCAGATGCGGGGGCGCGTGGTGGACGTGATCAAGGCGGTCGAGGCCTCGCCGCCGCCCTTGCCGGCGGAAGAGGTGAAGGAGGGGATCGAGTTCCTGCGCTGGCTCGAAGCCGATCACTTCACCTTCTTGGGCGCCCGCGAGCATCTCTATGAGGGCAAGGGCGACAAGGCGAAGATGGCGGTGGTGGCCGAGTCCGGCCTCGGCATCCTGCGCGATTCCGCCTACCACGTCTTCGAAGGCCTCCGGAACCGCGGCACCTTGCCCGACGAGCTGCGCCGGCTCATGGAGAAGCCGGCGATGCTGGTCATCGCCAAGGGCAATCGGCTGGCGACCGTGCATCGCTCGGTGCCGCTCGACTCGATCGCGGTCAAGAAATTCGACAAGGACGGCAACGTCGTCGGCCAGACCCAGGTCGTCGGCCTCTTTACCTCGGTCGCCTACAACCAGAGTCCCCGCGACATCCCGCTCCTCAGGCGCAAGATCAACGAGACCATCGCGCGCTCCGGCTTCGCCCCCAACAGCCACAGCGGCAAGAACCTCATCACCATCCTCGAAAGCCTGCCGCGCGACGAGCTCCTGCAGATGGGGCTCGACGATCTCTACGAGATCAGCGTCGGCATCCTCAATCTGCAGGAGCGCCAGCGCATCGCCTTGTTCGTGCGCAAGGACGACTTCCAGCGCTTCGTCTCCTGCCTCGTGTTCGTGCCGCGGGACTCCTACAACACCGACCTCAGGCTCAAATTCCAGGCCATCCTCGAGCAGGTGTTCAACGGCACGGTCACCAGTTTCTACACCCAGCTGACCGAATCGGTGCTGGCCCGCCTGCATGTGATCGTCAAGACGACGCCGGGCGCCATCCCCGAAATCGACATCAAATCGGTCGAGCAGCGGCTGGTGGAAGCGGCGCGCTCCTGGCGCGACCGGCTGAGGCAGGCCCTGCTCGAGGCCAAGGGCGAGGAGCGCGGGCTCGAGCTGTTCCACCGGTTCTGCGACGCCTTCCCGGCCGCCTATGTCGAGCGCTTCCCCGGCCAGTCGGTGCTGCCCGACCTCGAGCACGTCGATGAGGTCTTGAAGACCGGCCGGCTCGCCATGAACCTCTACAGCCCGCTCGAGGCGGAACCCGGCGAGCTGCGCTTCAAGATCTTCAATCTGGGCGACCCGGTGCCGCTCTCCGACGTGCTTCCGATGTTGGAGAACATGGGGCTCAAGGTGATCAGCGAGGTGCCGTTCGAGGTCAAGCCCGGCGGTACCGACAAGCATGTGTGGATCCACGACTTCGCCATGCGGCAGCGGGGCGCCGGCGAGGTCGACATCGCCAAGGTGCGCCAGCGCTTTCACGACACCTTCGAGCGGGTGTGGTCCGGCGAGATCGAGGACGACCGCTTCAACCGGCTGGTGCTGGGCGCCGGTCTCGCCTGGCGTGAGGTCGTGGTGCTGCGCGCCTATGCCAAATATCTGAAGCAGACCGGCTTCACCTTCAGCCAGCCCTATATCGAGGACGCGCTCACCGAGAATCCGGGCATCGCCCAGCTCCTGGTCAAGCTGTTCGAAGCGCGCTTCGACATCGAGGCGCGCAAGGACGCCGTTTCCGAGGTCGCCGGCTTGACCGTCGAGATCGAGCATGCGCTGGACGCGGTGACCAATCTCGACCAGGACCGCATCCTCCGGCGCTTCGTCAATCTCATCCGCTCGACCTTGCGCACCAACTACTACCAATCGGCCGCCGGCGGCGGACCCAAGGCCTACGTCTCCTTCAAGCTCGACAGCCACAAGGTGGAGGAGCTGCCGCTGCCCAGGCCCTTGGTCGAGATCTGGGTCTACTCGCCACGGGTGGAGGCGGTGCATCTCCGGGGCGGCAAGGTCGCCCGCGGCGGCATCCGCTGGTCCGACCGGCGCGAGGATTTCCGCACCGAGGTGCTGGGCCTGATGAAGGCGCAGATGGTGAAGAACGCCGTCATCGTGCCGGTCGGCTCCAAGGGCGGCTTCTTCGTCAAGCGTCCGGCCACCGAAGGCGGCCGCGATGCGGTCATGGCCGAGGTGGTGCGCTGCTATCAGACGATGATGCGCGGCATGCTCGACATCACCGACAATTTCGTCGCCGGCAAGGTGAAGCCGCCCGCCGACGTGGTGCGCCACGACGAGGACGATCCCTACCTCGTGGTCGCCGCCGACAAGGGCACGGCCACCTTCTCCGACATCGCCAACGGCGTCTCCTTGGAATACGGCTTCTGGCTCGGGGACGGCTTCGCCTCGGGCGGCTCGGCCGGCTACGACCACAAGAAGATGGCGATCACCGCGCGCGGCGCCTGGGAGAGCGTCAAGCGCCATGCGCGCGAGGCCGGAATCGACATCGCCAACCAGCCCTTCATCGCCATCGGCATCGGCGACATGGCGGGCGACGTGTTCGGCAACGGCATGCTGCGCTCGGACAAGATGAAGCTGGTGGGCGCCTTCAACCACCAGCACATCTTCCTCGATCCCGATCCGGATCCGGCCAAGAGCCTCGCCGAGCGCCAGCGCCTCTTCAACCTGCCGCGCTCGACCTGGTCCGACTATGACGCGAGCCTCATCTCCAAGGGCGGCGGCGTGTTCGAGCGGAAGGCGAAGTCGATCAAGCTCTCGGCGGAGACGAAGACCTTGCTCGGCCTCGAGCGCGAGCAGGCGACGCCGAACGAGGTGGTGCAGGTTCTCTTGCGCCGCCAGGTCGACCTCATCTGGTTCGGCGGCATCGGCACCTTCATCAAGGCGAGCGCCGAGCGCCACGTCGAAGTGGGCGACCGCGCCAATGACGCGGTCCGGGTCAATGCCGACGAGGTCAAGGCCACGATCATCGGCGAGGGCGCCAATCTCGGCATGACCCAGCAGGCGCGCATCCAATACGGGCGTACCGGCGGCCGGCTCAACACCGATGCCATCGACAATTCCGCCGGCGTCGACTGCTCCGACCACGAGGTCAACATCAAGATCCTGTTGAACGAGGCGGTCGCCGCCGGCGACCTCACCTTGAAGCAGCGCGACAAGCTCCTGGCGGAGATGACCGAGGAAGTCGGTCACCTCGTGCTGCAGGACAATATCGGCCAGAACCTGTCGATCTCGGTGACCCAGGCCGAAGGCGTGGACGGTCTCGAGGATCAGGCCCGCCTCATCCGCGCCCTCGAGCGGAGCGGGCTCCTCGACCGCGCGCTCGAAGGCTTGCCCAGCGAAGAGGCGATCGCCGAGCTCATGGCCCAGCGCCAAGGCTTGGCGCGGCCGGAGCTGGCGGTGCTGCTGGCCTATTCCAAGATGTCGCTCTACAACACGCTGCTCGCCTCCGATCAGCCCGATGATAAGCTGCTGGCGGTCGATCTCGCGGCGTACTTCCCCCACGCCTTGCGCGAGCGCTTCCCCGCCGAGATCGGCCGGCACCGCCTCAGCCGCGAGATCGTCGCCACCGTGATCGCCAACAGCATGGTGAACCGGCTCGGGCCGACCTTCGTCAACTCCATGCAGGAGAAGACCGGCTCGGGTGCGCCCGAGATCGCCAGGGCCTATCTGGTGGCGCGGGGCGCTTTCGGCCTGGACCGGCTCTGGCAAGATCTCATTGAGCTCGACCCCAAGGTGCCGAGCCAGATCCAGCTCAAGCTCTTCCGCGAGGTGAACCAGCTGGTCGAGCGGGTGACGGTCTGGCTGTTGAGCCACCGCAGCCCGCCCATCGCGGTCGAGCGCGAGATCGGCTCGCTCCAGCCGGCGGTGGCCGCCCTTGGCGACGCGCTGGCAAAGGTGCTGCCGGAGGCGGAGCGGATCGAGCTCGAAGCCCGCGCGGCGGCGGCCGCGGGCGTGGGCGTTGTCAAGGACCTGGCCTGGCGCGTGGCCGGCCTCGATTGGCTCGCGGCCGCTCCCGACATCGTGCGCCTGGAGGGCGATGTGATCGAGGTGGCGCGCATCTACTACGCCGTCGGCCAGCGCTTCGGCTTGGATTGGCTCCGGCATGCGGCATCGACCTTGCCGGCCGCCGGCGCCTGGGCGCGCCAGGCGATCTCGGCGGTGACCGACGATCTCTTCGGCCACCAAACGGCGCTGACCCGCCAGGTGCTGGGCAACGGCTCGAAGAACTCGAAATCCCTCGATGTCTGGGTCGACCAGCACAAGCCGGCGGTGGAGCGCGCCGACCGGCTCCTCTCGGAGATCAAGGCCGCCCCCGGCGTCGATCTCGCCATGCTCGCCGTCGCCAGCCGCCGCTTGCAGGATCTGGTGCACGCGTAA
- a CDS encoding cupin domain-containing protein, with protein sequence MAHDHAPNWREEGVKVIPGDQLDTNTAQTPGMNRAAAITRARAGAEKLWAGTVTIHPNAKTGAHHHGDLESVIYVVKGRARMRWGERLEFMAEAGPGDFIYVPPYVPHQEINALADEALECVLVRSGQEPVVVNLDIAAAEPPEAVAWVDSIHKAG encoded by the coding sequence ATGGCTCATGACCATGCACCGAACTGGCGCGAGGAAGGTGTGAAAGTCATTCCCGGCGACCAGCTCGACACCAACACCGCCCAGACCCCGGGGATGAATCGCGCCGCCGCCATCACCCGGGCCCGCGCCGGGGCGGAGAAGCTGTGGGCCGGCACGGTCACCATCCATCCCAACGCCAAGACCGGCGCCCACCACCATGGCGACCTCGAAAGCGTCATCTACGTGGTCAAGGGCCGCGCCCGCATGCGCTGGGGCGAGCGGCTGGAATTCATGGCCGAGGCCGGCCCGGGGGACTTCATCTATGTGCCCCCCTATGTGCCCCACCAGGAGATCAACGCGCTCGCAGACGAAGCGCTCGAATGCGTGCTGGTGCGCTCCGGCCAGGAGCCGGTGGTGGTCAACCTCGACATTGCCGCGGCCGAGCCGCCCGAAGCGGTGGCTTGGGTCGACAGCATCCACAAGGCGGGCTGA
- a CDS encoding enoyl-CoA hydratase/isomerase family protein, producing the protein MPATVTCAVVDGIATVTLNRPERLNAINPRLLEDLLAALTACGADKATKAIILTGAGRAFCAGDDLKEFGEQSRDEKTVRAYVEQIQDVTRAFLGGGKMVIGAIWCPTARSWPPRWPPHGESPPCRKAQSPICARSCSMPKTAIWQRPWRWRRRPRSVASSIPKAPNGRGRRSRAGGGNDCPHPDPPPPMTAREGTRAPLVLPPPRMPGEGWGGGAPHPLPKSTPRRVRVGASCRPSNSPAP; encoded by the coding sequence ATGCCAGCGACCGTCACCTGCGCCGTCGTCGACGGCATCGCCACCGTCACCCTCAACCGGCCCGAGCGCCTTAATGCGATCAACCCGAGACTGCTCGAGGATCTGCTGGCGGCGCTGACGGCGTGCGGCGCGGACAAGGCGACCAAGGCGATCATCTTGACCGGCGCCGGCCGCGCCTTTTGCGCCGGTGACGATCTGAAGGAGTTCGGCGAACAGTCCCGCGACGAGAAGACCGTCCGCGCCTATGTCGAGCAGATCCAAGACGTGACCCGTGCCTTTCTCGGCGGCGGCAAGATGGTGATCGGCGCCATCTGGTGCCCGACGGCGAGGTCATGGCCACCGCGATGGCCACCGCACGGCGAATCGCCGCCTTGCCGCAAGGCGCAGTCGCCGATCTGCGCCAGGTCCTGCTCCATGCCCAAGACAGCGATCTGGCAGCGACCTTGGCGCTGGAGACGGCGGCCACGGTCCGTGGCTTCCTCGATCCCGAAAGCGCCGAACGGGCGCGGGCGGCGATCGCGGGCGGGCGGCGGTAACGATTGCCCCCACCCTGACCCTCCCCCGCCGATGACAGCGAGGGAGGGGACAAGAGCGCCTCTCGTGCTCCCTCCCCCGCGGATGCCCGGGGAGGGTTGGGGAGGGGGGGCGCCGCACCCCCTCCCGAAGTCCACCCCCCGGAGGGTCAGGGTGGGGGCATCGTGCCGCCCGTCTAACTCCCCGGCCCCTTGA
- a CDS encoding DPP IV N-terminal domain-containing protein: MDQQASLPPRLTAADYARAEAFLPWNMKKRVRNAEIRPYWIGDSDRFWYRRERVDGHEFVLVEAASGERGPAFDHAALAKSLAEATGQSVRPMRLPFDFIEPENAGIGFAALGGRWFFDAKTATCRKVRPPPASPSESASPDGVWVAFAREHNLWLRKVASGAERRLTQDGIEAYAYAKSPDSNLSAISHRLAGIALPPAVLWSPDSRHLVTHRLDERAVATLHLLQSVPSGSARPVLHIQRIAMPGEAHVPLLQHLVIEVASGRIVEALTAPQLAGQGSSIERGHVWWGDGATVYILDFARAEKSVRLLALDAAGGGVRTVIEERAETFVELRHGPGGRPNVRVIGGGAEVIWFSQKDGWGHLYLHDGRTGELKNRITEGSFLVRSVLHVDPAQREIYFTAGGRDRGIDPYWRKVYRASLDGSRLECLTPDDADHTVFQQAPVAPRDFTPDKVLPQPTGVAPSGRFFVATASRIDVPSVTSLSRADGTLVATLETADVGEALGQGWRWPEPFTVKAADGVTDLYGAIWLPSHFDPARRYPVLDLIYPGPQRTQTPKRSFAADELTQYCMPQVFAELGIVVVAIDGRGTPYRSKEFHDVAYQTQHDPGNLGDHIAGLQALAKRRPYMDLERVGITGHSGGGFASVRAMLAHPDFYKVAVASSGNHDQQGYSFVWGEKYIGPVVRRPDGTSNYDSQVNLRLAERLQGKLMLAYGDMDDNVHGALTLQLADALIKANKDFELVVLPNANHPGVSSHPYFIRRKMDFFLRHLVGAEPPGEYNLKGPGS; the protein is encoded by the coding sequence ATGGATCAGCAAGCAAGCCTGCCACCGCGCCTGACGGCAGCGGACTACGCCCGCGCCGAAGCGTTCCTGCCGTGGAACATGAAGAAGCGCGTGCGGAACGCCGAGATCCGGCCCTACTGGATCGGCGACAGCGACCGCTTCTGGTATCGCCGCGAACGCGTGGACGGGCATGAATTTGTTTTGGTCGAGGCTGCGAGCGGCGAGCGTGGTCCGGCCTTCGACCATGCGGCCTTGGCGAAAAGCCTGGCTGAGGCGACTGGTCAGTCGGTGCGGCCGATGCGGCTGCCCTTCGATTTCATCGAGCCCGAGAATGCGGGCATCGGCTTTGCCGCGCTGGGCGGACGCTGGTTCTTCGACGCCAAAACCGCGACCTGCCGGAAGGTGCGGCCGCCGCCGGCGAGCCCCAGCGAGAGTGCCTCGCCCGACGGCGTGTGGGTGGCGTTTGCCCGCGAGCACAATCTCTGGCTCCGCAAGGTGGCGAGCGGCGCCGAGCGGCGGCTGACCCAGGACGGCATCGAGGCCTACGCCTACGCCAAGTCGCCGGATTCCAATCTCTCGGCCATTTCCCACCGTCTCGCCGGCATCGCCTTGCCGCCGGCGGTCCTGTGGTCGCCGGATTCGCGCCACCTCGTCACCCACCGCTTGGATGAGCGCGCGGTGGCGACGCTGCATCTCTTGCAATCGGTGCCGTCGGGATCGGCGCGGCCGGTCTTGCACATCCAGCGGATCGCGATGCCCGGCGAGGCCCATGTGCCCCTCCTCCAGCATCTGGTGATCGAGGTCGCGAGCGGCCGGATCGTCGAGGCGCTGACCGCGCCGCAGCTTGCCGGACAAGGCAGCAGCATCGAACGCGGCCATGTCTGGTGGGGTGACGGCGCCACCGTCTACATCCTCGATTTCGCCCGGGCCGAGAAGTCCGTGCGCCTGCTCGCCCTCGATGCCGCCGGCGGCGGCGTGCGCACGGTCATCGAGGAAAGGGCGGAGACCTTCGTCGAGCTTCGCCACGGTCCCGGCGGACGGCCGAATGTGCGGGTCATCGGCGGCGGCGCCGAGGTGATTTGGTTTTCCCAGAAGGATGGCTGGGGCCATCTCTATCTGCATGATGGCCGGACCGGGGAGCTCAAGAACCGCATCACTGAAGGGTCATTTCTGGTGCGCTCGGTCCTGCATGTCGATCCGGCGCAGCGAGAGATCTATTTCACCGCCGGCGGTCGCGACCGAGGCATCGATCCCTATTGGCGGAAGGTCTATCGCGCCTCCCTCGACGGCTCCCGCCTCGAGTGTCTCACCCCAGACGACGCCGACCACACGGTCTTCCAGCAAGCACCGGTGGCACCCCGCGACTTCACGCCGGACAAGGTGCTGCCGCAGCCGACCGGCGTGGCACCCAGCGGCCGGTTCTTCGTTGCCACGGCGTCCCGCATCGATGTGCCGTCGGTCACCAGCCTCAGCCGAGCCGACGGCACCCTGGTCGCAACCCTGGAGACGGCCGATGTGGGCGAGGCCTTGGGCCAGGGCTGGCGTTGGCCCGAGCCCTTTACCGTCAAGGCCGCCGACGGCGTGACCGACCTCTATGGTGCCATCTGGCTGCCGAGCCATTTCGATCCGGCCCGCCGCTATCCCGTCCTCGACCTGATCTATCCCGGGCCGCAGCGCACGCAGACGCCAAAGCGTTCCTTCGCCGCCGACGAGCTCACGCAATACTGCATGCCGCAGGTGTTCGCCGAGCTCGGCATCGTCGTGGTGGCGATCGACGGACGCGGCACGCCCTATCGCTCCAAGGAATTCCACGACGTCGCCTACCAAACCCAGCACGATCCCGGCAATCTCGGCGACCACATCGCCGGCTTGCAGGCGCTGGCGAAGCGGCGGCCCTATATGGACCTGGAGCGGGTCGGCATCACCGGGCATTCCGGCGGCGGCTTCGCTTCGGTCAGAGCCATGCTGGCGCATCCGGATTTCTACAAGGTGGCGGTCGCCTCCTCGGGCAACCACGACCAGCAGGGCTACTCCTTCGTCTGGGGCGAGAAATACATCGGGCCCGTGGTGCGCCGGCCCGACGGCACCTCGAACTACGACAGCCAGGTGAACCTCAGGCTGGCCGAAAGGCTGCAAGGCAAGCTGATGCTCGCCTATGGCGACATGGACGACAACGTCCACGGGGCGCTCACCCTCCAGCTCGCCGACGCTCTCATCAAGGCGAATAAGGATTTCGAGCTGGTGGTGCTGCCCAACGCCAACCACCCCGGCGTCTCCTCGCACCCCTATTTCATCCGCCGCAAGATGGACTTCTTCCTCCGCCATCTGGTCGGCGCCGAGCCGCCGGGGGAATACAACCTCAAGGGGCCGGGGAGTTAG